AGGGGCTCGGCCCCGCCCTCcccaagaggagggagagggaggccaCACTCTCGGGGCCTCCAGCTACCGGCCGTTCATCCCCCTCGGTGTTCTCCTGCTCTGGGCTCTGACCTCCCCACCGGGATGGGCACCCCGAAAGAGGTGCAAGTTCCTCCTAGTTGCCAGCTCCCACCCGCTCAGCTCCGGCCCAAGACGGTGTCCCAAGGCCGGGGCAGGGAGACGCggagcctgggccccagccccgcccgccTTCCCCGCGCTGATGCTCACTGAATCCCTTCTACCCCTCCCTACCCACCACGTCGCTCCTTGGGATTCCGACTCTCACGATCGGCCCTTGGGAGCGGCGCGGCCCCGGACGCCGGGGCTTCCGGGGCTCAGCGCAGGGTCCCAAGGGCGGCCATGGACCCGGCCTGGGCCAAATGCAGCGTTGGCAGGAAGGGGGGCCGGGGCCGCTGCCACGTGACCCTCCAGCTGTGCCCGCCCGGACATCTGGAGCTCAGCTCCGCCCCGGCGCGGCCAGGAGCGCTGAGGACTAAACTCTGAGAGGGTTCACGGACAACTCTCTCTGGGAAGGCCCGAAGAGGTGGTTCTGGTCTCGGTGCAGGCCCAGACTCCCCAAATTCGCCTTCCTGGGGGGCGGGAAGAAGCATTAGCTTCTCTGGTTAGTCTCCACACCCCTGTCTCTCCGGAGTTGGGAAGGGCCTGGGCTGGCAGGAGCCCTGCGGCAGGCGGGTCCCAAATCTCTGGGGCTGAGCGTCTTAGGCATCGACCTGGCCACCATCCCAGCCCCTCCTTGGAGGAGCCTCTCCTCGGCTCACCAGGAACCCTAGTTCTCCAGGCAGGGCCCATAAACCGCCCCTGGGACACATGGCTGCCTCCTTActcctggttctgccatgtcGTCGTCGTCATCGTCGTTCCcaccgcgccccccgcccccccgcggCAGCAAACACACAGGGACAGAGACAGCTCATTCAATCCTCACGAACCTGGCAGCAGCTCTCATTGCTCATGCCCAGGTGGGGACACTGCCTCTCAGGGAGTTGAGTGACTTGCCCTGGATCATACCGGCAGAAGATAAGAACTCTGCCCCAAGTCTTCTGGAATTCAGTCCAGgactctttcctctgttctgCCCTGCCCCTCTCACCGTCCATCCACTGGGACACAGGACAGGGGCTCAACCCTGTCTGCTTTAACTTCCTAGGTGAGCGCTTCAGTCTGTCTCCCCAGAGGCAGTTCTGAGTGTCCTGGTCCCTAGTGCCCCAGGCCAGCATAGCCTCCTGCAAGTAGAAATAACCAAGCTTGGGCCACTGCAAGCAAGACTGGGCGTGCAGGGACTGGTTCAGCTTGGGGGACTCCTGAAATAGGCCAGTGAGCAAAGGGTTCGATCGGGGACCCAGGTGGGCAGGGAGATGGTCTGGAATTGAGGGCCCAGTCCCTGCCTAGCTCTCTCTTCCTGGAACTCAGAGCCTCTGGGTCCCAGACCACACAGTGGGGCCTGGAGTAGAcaacccacccaccccacccagagTTTCTAGGGACAGGCTACAGGAACCAGCACTGCTACCCAGCGCCATCCTTTTTCCAGGGGCTTTTTCTGCTCCTTCTGACAACTTCTTCCCACCAATGTTCTCCCTTAAAAGCAAACCCTCCATCCTGAGCCTCACGCTTCTATTCTCAGACTTCTCAGGAGTTGTCTACTCTGGCTTTCTCCACTGCCTCACCTCCCATCCCTCCCGTGGTCTGGCTTCAGACTGTCCCCACCATGTCCCAGGAACAGCCCCTACCTAGTAACCTTTTCCCTGACTCCAATGGACACTCCTCAGCCTCGACAATCTGCAGCCTCCATCAGAGCAGATGAGTATTCCCTGGCTTCCAaatctcctggttttcctccttcctctttgggCTGCTCTTTTTCTGGTTGGTATCCTTCAAGACCGACCCCCCCAGGccaccccacccactcccacctgtCTGTTGGTAAATCTTTAGCCTGGACCCTCTTCTGAACTTAAAACTACAGATCCAGTCCACGCTCGGACTCTCTCCCTGGGTGTCCTACAGGAACGTGCCCAACTTGTCCTGAACAGAGCAAGCACTTCACGTCCCCCAGGACCCCCATCTCAGCGGGCAGCCCCAGCCTCCATCCACCTGGCAAAGGCAGAAACTCTGGGGTCCTCTCTCGCTTCATTCCTCATCCAGTGTCACCAGGCCTGTTATCCTTTGTCCTAAATAGCTTTCAGTGTTCATCCCTTCCCGCCATCTCTGCTGCCACTACCCCAGCCTGGGCCactgtcctttctctctcagcctcctGACCAGCCTCCCAGCcttaacttccaaaatcttttaaaGGCTTCTCACTGGCCTCAGGACAAAATCCAAACTCTGTAAAATGGCTTCCCAGACCCCGTGCTATCTGCCTCTCCCACTCACCAACCCATCTCTCTGCAAACCCAGCCACCCCTAGATCCAGCCACTCTAAACTTTGTTCTTCCAACATCCCTCCTGCTCACCTGCCTCAAGATCTTACCTGAGGCTGGCTATGCCCAGAATGCTGTGCTCCTCTCAACCTCCCACCCTCCCCGCTATTCACACTCATCTCTCTCCCAGGAAGCCTAACCCCTAAGCTGGGTTAGGCCCCTGCTCAGTGCTCCTACAACTCCTTCTATTTTTAACATCAAAATGGgtaattggggctggcctggtggtgtaatggttaaatttgtgtgttCACCTTTGGTGGCCGAGGGTTCCTGCATTCGGATACCAGGCagggacctgcacactgctcatcaagccatgctatggtagtatcccacatacaaaatagaggaagattggcaacagatgttagctcagggccaatcttcttcgccaaaagaaaaaagaaaaaaacaacaggtaATATTTTATTACTGTTGCTTAGTATTTGGAGTCCCACACTGAGTGTGAACTGGGGGCAGGTAGGTAGGTTCCTGTATCTTGTTCACCACAGTATTTGCAGCACCCAGGATGACGCCTAGGACACAGCAGGTACCTAATGAGTAATTGTTCAATGAGTCAGGAGGTAAGGGCTGGCTGAAGCCCCTCttctggggtgagggagggggaggcagtCCTCTACAGCCAGTCACCCTGCACGCTGTCTCTATTGTAACATCTGGAGCTGAATCCTCAGTGGCACCCCAGCAGGCAAGGTGGATGCTTGTCTGACTCCTGGAGAAGGCAGTCGACTCTGCCCAGCAGCTCCAGCATCTCAGCTAAGTAGGGTTCTAAGTGTGGTCTCAGAGTCCCGTGGATGGACAGGAGGTCAGCAGTAGCAGCAGAAGGGATCTGGGATCATCCAGATGCTCCAAACCCTGGCTAGGCAACTGGCCGACCGCCCTTTCTCTGGTACCCAGCCTAGGCCAGGCCGCCATCGGGATTCGCCAGGCCCAGCAAGTCCTCTGCCAGGCTGGTGAGCTCGTTCTCCTCGAGCGCCTCCACCAAGCGCTGCAGCGTGGCGCGGCGGCCCTCGGCCTGCACGAAGCGCCTCAGCAGCTGGAAGGCCTGCTCGTACAGACCCTCGCGCTCGTACTCATAGGCCAGGGAGTCGAGCACCGGGTCCCGCAGCGCGCGGCAGCTTCGCTGCAGGGAGCGCCCCACCTTGCGCCATTTGAGGCCCACTGAGCGCGCGAACGTCTGCTGGTCCTGCAGGCTCAGCGGCCGGTTCACTGCGGGGGGAGTGGGAAACGGAGTGAgctcggggggcgggggggggggggcgcccaGAGCCGGTGCCCTTCCATTCCCGCCCCGCGACTACCCGGCCCAGACCTCGCTCCTCCCCAAACTTCATCTTCCCTATGaccctgccccttcctctccgCAAGCGCCTCACCTACAGGCTgaccctggaacagaaaagtCTGGCcagatggcggcggcggcggcggcttcTCCTGCGACGGAGAGGGTGCCAGGGGCCGCGAGGGGGCTGGAGCGACCTCCACGTCGCCACCCTGGACCCCTGAGCCACACGTCAGATTCCGGAGCACATTCTCCAACTCAACGAGTTCCTCGTCCCGGAGCCGGTCGGGCTAGGGAGGGGAGTGCGGCGTCGGTGGGGGTCTCAGCCGCGCATTCCCGCCCCACCCTACCTTGGCCCCAGCCCGGCCGCACCTTCTGGGCGAAGATGCAATTCAAACAGCGCTCCTCGTCGGTCAGCAAAGTGTCCAGCCGCTCTGCGCCAGCGCGCAGCTCCAGTTCCAACGACAAGGACTGCAGGGTGAGCGCCGCCTCCAGGCACCCCTGCAGCGCGGCGCGCAGCGCCCCCTCGCGGTAGGCGCGGAGGAAGCGGCCGCAGGCTTGGCGCCCGCAGAAACGCAGTTGCACTATCAGCTGCGGATCGCTACGGTGGATCTTGAGCATCTGCAGCACGTCCGGGCTCCCGCTGCTCTCTGCGGAGGCGGGCAGTCAGGCGCCAGGCGGTCCCCATGCGGGGCCGTTCTCCAAGCGCCCGGAGGAGGCGGTGAAGTCAgacccctctccccatccccagaccTCGGAGCGCGGGATTACCCCAGGGCTCCCCGCTGGGAAACAAAATTGGGATGCAAACAGCAACAACTCAGAATGAAAGCCAGGACCTATCACAGGAAGCACCCTAAGAAGGAGTGGGTCCCACCCTAGCCCCATCTCTGAAGCCCCAAATTAGTGTGGGCAAAAGGGACGCGGGGAAAGACTGCCCCACAGAGAGGGGAGGTGCCCTGGGCAGCCAAGCCGCCTGCGTAGGCAGCCggcagagcaggggaggggcgaGAGGTCTTAGGTCTTCAGCCTCCACCAAGTGCGGCTCCCGCTGACCCGGAAGGAGAGGGGCTCTCGCCGCTCTGGGGTCGGGCCCGGGGCGGATTCCCCGACCGGCTTCAGCCTCTTGTGGCCTCTGCCCTGAGATGGGAAAGGGGGACCCGAAAGGTAGGTACCGGGGAGGGGTCTTGAGCAAGGAGTGCTGcagtgagagaggaaaagagagagatgcgAGATTAATAGAAAGCAGTGAGCCAGCTGGTCAGGGGAGTGGGGGACACTGAGCAGGGAGACGTTAGTGCACAAGTAGGTACATCGGACACAGATACGGGGACACGTGTAAACAGAGAAGACAGAGCCTACACAAGAAACcaggcctcctcctcccctcgcCATCAAATCTTTTCCCGAGGGCTCTGGCCCACGGAGTTGAAGAGGTGGGGTCTCAGCCCCTGACCCCGCCCACAAAAGGCCCCAGGccaccccttcctctcccagtGCCCGCCCACCCACGCACCTGCCAACGCGGTCCGCAGAGCCCTGTACACCGCCACCTTCTGCTGGGGGTGAGCGTAGGCATCCGACAGGACCACCTTATCCAGCGAGGACTCCACAAACAGGTATGCGCTGCCCACCCACTCCTCGAGCCCATTTGGCCCAGTCGCCATCTTGCCTCCTGGAGACTCACATAGGCATCCAGATCACTCCCAACCCAGCCCTGGAGACAACAGTCCAGTCCCACATGGCCCAGCTGTCCTCTCCTCAGCTGACACTCAGCTGTCCCCACCCAGCTGGCACACTTGTGAGGGGAAGTTCATCATCCCACAGGCAGCCCCTTGTGCTTCTGGCTGTgcacagcccagctcagcccagatTCGCAGTGAGGAATGTCCCCCCACTGCCTTCTCAGTGAAAGAGCCCAGGGTCACAGTGGTGGGAGAGGAGAAGTGCTGTCCTGCAGTGGAGACAGAGACGTTCTCTGCCCTCTCCTCAAGCTAGGGTGACAAGAGACATCTTCATCCTGGATGGTGCCCATGCCCCACAGCTAACCGGACGCATGTCCTGGTATGCCCTCAGCTTGAACTTGAGCCCCCAGGATCCCTGTGGGACCACAGCCCACCCTTAAGTGTTTCTCTCCTGCATTCCTGCTATACCTCCTGGCTTCACTTCAAAAGACACCTGTAGTTTACACCTTCCCAGGTTCCCTTTCCCAATCCTGACTGACCTTTGGGGCCTCCCCTGTTCCCTCTTCTCAATCCATGTGCCTGTTGCGGGGGCtaaccccactccccacctccaggtGTGGGCATGTGAAACAGGCCTAGCTAATCTGCCTATCCCATTTACTTTTCTGAAAGGAACAGTTCAGAGGAGAGGTTGGGCATAGGATTCAAGTTGAACCAATCTTAATCAACCTGAAACTTTGGGCTGGACCAATAGGAAAGAGGCACTGGGGCTCTTTCCTTCCCTTGGGGCTGAGCTGAAAGGAAAGGTAGGTCTCCTTTGCCACTGCTTGGGGAGAGCATGGCTGAGACCGAAATGGACACAGAAGGATACAGagccaggagaggaagaagtgtACTTCTAACCACACTGTGTCCTGGCTCCAGCCACACCTTGGGCTTTTCAGTTATGTGAGCGAaatcattcctattttattctaaattcctTGGAGCTGGGCTCTTATGCAACTCAAATTGTTCTATTACAAATTCCTCCCCTGTCCAGACAGGTGCCGTCCAGACTAGCACCTCTTGGTGCTAGTATCTCCTCCACCTGTCTTCTGACAAAGCCCTAGGCCTAGACCAGGGGGCAAAACTCCCAGCCAGGGAACCACTGCACTGACCCTCAGCTCAACTGGCCTCCCAGTTACTGCGCCATTAGGCAGCAGGTGGCGAACTGCCCTGCCGCTTCCTCCCCACTTCACCTGAGGCAATATCCCACCCTTTTCCTAGAAACATGGGCATaagaccccacctcctgccccatcagtcatatttctttattctctggTCTTTGGCATTTCCATATAGTGTGCTAGGAGGGGTGCTCAGCCCCAGCTGTGAGCACCCTGGACATCATTCCTCTGGGCAGAACAGATGTGGTGGCCCCAGCTGGCATCCATTTACCTGAGGGACAGGGAACCTCAGGGGAGGGGTGCCAGGAGCACAGCCTTGGACATTGTTGGGGAGGGAGTAGGGATCCTGAGCTCAAAGCACCGGGTGCATTTCAGATCTGCCCCCAGACCCTAACTGGGGAGTCAAAGCTGGGACAGTAACTGGGCAGGGGTCCTCCAGCATCACCCAGACCTGGCAAGAGAAATGATATCTGGTGATGGTCCTACCCCTGGTCTAAGTACAGGAGACAAGCTTTTTGAGCACGCCTCCCGGCCCCAACCTTTGGTAGATCACATATTAATACTTGTGATTTACCCAAAATGATAGTCTGGAAATTAACAAGAAGCTAGCATTATTTACTTCGGGGGGGTTTTGGggggatttttattttcat
This genomic window from Equus przewalskii isolate Varuska chromosome 3, EquPr2, whole genome shotgun sequence contains:
- the TRADD gene encoding tumor necrosis factor receptor type 1-associated DEATH domain protein isoform X1 — its product is MATGPNGLEEWVGSAYLFVESSLDKVVLSDAYAHPQQKVAVYRALRTALAESSGSPDVLQMLKIHRSDPQLIVQLRFCGRQACGRFLRAYREGALRAALQGCLEAALTLQSLSLELELRAGAERLDTLLTDEERCLNCIFAQKPDRLRDEELVELENVLRNLTCGSGVQGGDVEVAPAPSRPLAPSPSQEKPPPPPPSGQTFLFQGQPVVNRPLSLQDQQTFARSVGLKWRKVGRSLQRSCRALRDPVLDSLAYEYEREGLYEQAFQLLRRFVQAEGRRATLQRLVEALEENELTSLAEDLLGLANPDGGLA
- the TRADD gene encoding tumor necrosis factor receptor type 1-associated DEATH domain protein isoform X2, with the translated sequence MLKIHRSDPQLIVQLRFCGRQACGRFLRAYREGALRAALQGCLEAALTLQSLSLELELRAGAERLDTLLTDEERCLNCIFAQKPDRLRDEELVELENVLRNLTCGSGVQGGDVEVAPAPSRPLAPSPSQEKPPPPPPSGQTFLFQGQPVVNRPLSLQDQQTFARSVGLKWRKVGRSLQRSCRALRDPVLDSLAYEYEREGLYEQAFQLLRRFVQAEGRRATLQRLVEALEENELTSLAEDLLGLANPDGGLA